In the Wyeomyia smithii strain HCP4-BCI-WySm-NY-G18 chromosome 2, ASM2978416v1, whole genome shotgun sequence genome, one interval contains:
- the LOC129724266 gene encoding eukaryotic translation initiation factor eIF1 encodes MSIQNLNTFDPFADAIKGADDDVQDGLVHIRIQQRNGRKTLTTVQGLSAEYDLKKIVRACKKEFACNGTVIEHPEYGEVLQLQGDQRENICQWLTKSGLAKPDQLKVHGF; translated from the exons ATGTCCATCCAGAATCTAAATACATTCG ACCCATTTGCGGATGCAATAAAGGGTGCAGATGATGATGTACAAGACGGACTCGTGCACATAAGAATCCAGCAGAGAAATGGTCGCAAAACATTAACCACTGTTCAGGGTTTGTCAGCGGAGTATGACCTAAAGAAGATTGTACGGGCATGTAAGAAG GAATTCGCGTGCAATGGCACTGTGATTGAGCATCCCGAGTACGGAGAGGTTCTCCAGCTCCAGGGTGATCAGCGCGAAAATATTTGCCAGTGGCTAACCAAGTCGGGCTTGGCGAAACCGGACCAGCTGAAGGTGCACGGTTTCTAA